A DNA window from Oncorhynchus tshawytscha isolate Ot180627B linkage group LG13, Otsh_v2.0, whole genome shotgun sequence contains the following coding sequences:
- the LOC112264813 gene encoding carcinoembryonic antigen-related cell adhesion molecule 5, with the protein MDLFHLRSLVILLSAVGCCNGQSVLPAGPLQGVQGKNVTFKTLIMPTDVGDFITVSWNFNGGSGLVPVVTSAPKGETVGAGYAGRVSLNSSTGVLKLGPLTAKDSGDYAVTMVTSAAVQRTGVTALKVLEPVAVVTIKSNLNEAVEFNSTVVLTCSAKGSFLMYKWLNGTAPLVADGNHVTLSANATVLTVAGVFREDLVGPIYCTVSNKLESDSSAPFNLTVSYGPENIAMAVTPTAEVQKKGSNITLTCSAQSSPAAVIQWLHNGVPLSVMGPKLVLDNVAEAQSGNYSCMASNAKTLRYLESTTAKFTVVEALSGTKITGPNGTLVAGNSTATLSCQASAGTAGTRVWLKNGVALSPSNRVMVSADKSSVTIKPVQKEDSGEYQCKLTNAVNTDSASLKIGVNFGPEAVSVKGDSAVVVKDRVTLKCTSVSLPAATYTWKFNGTRTDVVTAEYIIEAAVYKNTGIYTCEASNAVTGLSTAVAHQLSVKEEGTLENGLTGGQITGIVIGVIIALGAIIGGVLHLRRRKRHLQSPY; encoded by the exons ATGGATTTGTTTCATTTGAGGTCGCTTGTCATTTTGCTGTCAGCAGTTG GATGCTGCAACGGGCAGAGCGTACTCCCAGCAGGCCCGTTGCAGGGAGTACAGGGAAAGAACGTCACGTTCAAAACCCTCATCATGCCCACAGATGTAGGCGACTTTATCACAGTATCTTGGAATTTCAACGGAGGTAGTGGACTTGTACCTGTTGTCACTTCTGCGCCCAAAGGAGAGACAGTTGGCGCAGGCTACGCAGGAAGAGTGTCACTGAATTCATCCACCGGCGTATTGAAGCTGGGACCCTTGACCGCGAAGGATAGCGGGGACTATGCGGTGACCATGGTCACaagtgctgcagtacagcgcacAGGTGTAACCGCGCTCAAAGTTCTAG aaCCGGTCGCTGTCGTGACCATCAAGTCCAACCTGAATGAAGCGGTCGAGTTCAACAGCACTGTGGTCTTGACCTGTTCGGCCAAAGGCTCCTTCCTCATGTACAAGTGGCTCAACGGCACCGCCCCACTGGTCGCCGATGGGAATCATGTGACTTTGAGTGCAAACGCAACAGTGCTAACCGTGGCTGGAGTGTTCAGGGAGGATCTGGTCGGACCCATCTACTGCACAGTCTCCAACAAATTAGAGAGCGATAGCAGTGCCCCCTTCAACCTCACTGTCAGCT ATGGGCCAGAAAACATCGCCATGGCAGTCACCCCCACGGCTGAGGTCCAAAAGAAGGGTTCCAACATTACATTGACCTGCTCAGCCCAGTCTAGCCCTGCGGCGGTGATTCAGTGGCTTCACAATGGAGTCCCGCTCAGTGTGATGGGCCCCAAGCTGGTACTGGACAACGTTGCCGAGGCACAGAGTGGAAACTACTCCTGCATGGCCAGCAATGCCAAAACCTTGCGATACCTGGAATCCACCACAGCCAAGTTCACTGTAGTAG AGGCCCTATCCGGCACTAAGATCACAGGCCCCAATGGAACGCTCGTTGCAGGTAACAGCACGGCCACCCTGAGCTGCCAGGCAAGTGCCGGCACCGCCGGCACCCGAGTGTGGCTGAAGAATGGCGTGGCACTGTCTCCTAGCAACAGGGTCATGGTCTCGGCAGACAAGAGCTCGGTCACGATCAAGCCAGTGCAGAAGGAGGACAGTGGGGAGTACCAGTGCAAGCTGACCAATGCTGTGAACACAGACTCTGCCAGTCTCAAGATAGGGGTCAACT TTGGTCCTGAGGCTGTGTCGGTGAAGGGGGATAGTGCCGTGGTGGTGAAAGACCGTGTCACGCTCAAGTGtacctcagtctccctccctgcTGCCACCTACACCTGGAAGTTCAACGGGACGCGGACCGACGTGGTGACAGCCGAGTACATCATCGAAGCCGCCGTGTACAAGAACACTGGGATTTACACCTGTGAAGCCAGCAACGCCGTCACCGGGTTGAGCACCGCCGTCGCCCACCAGCTGTCCGTCAAAG AAGAGGGAACACTGGAGAATGGTCTGACGGGCGGGCAGATCACCGGGATCGTCATCGGCGTGATTATCGCCCTAGGGGCCATCATCGGTGGAGTCCTCCACCTGAGACGGAGAAAAAGACA TCTCCAGTCGCCATACTAG